The DNA region AGATGGCAATCGTGTACGCGATCGGCAGAGGCGTGTCCAGAACACGTTCGGTGCCTGTGAGAACTTCGTTGAGAGTAGCCAATCCCGAGACTGAAATCTTAGCAAAGATCACCCAGGTCTCGGGTTTTGTACTCACTAGCTTGACTTTGATGCTGGCTGCACGAGAGCGTGCCGTTACCGATACAGCGATCAATATAAGCTGCCAGATGGTTCAGAATCTCCAACGGAAGATGACCCAATGGCTTCTTAGACCGCTTGATCAGTTTTCTAGGGTTGGACTCGGCAAATGATATTCCCAAATACTCTCCAGCGGCTTTCCATGAGCTTTTCCTGGGCGGCTTGAGGTTGTTCCTGTCATGCGCTTCTTTGGCGAACGTATCGAGATGTCCAATCAAGCCTTTGAGGTCGTCGTAACCGACATCCGGTTCGAAACGCAATTTATGCTTGAGGGCGACAGCAAAGGCGAGTATGAGGTTCATAACAGTTCTAGCGGTGTCAGTAATGGTCTTAGAGCTTATGTCTCTGCACGTACAGCTTTCCCAGCAGATCCTGCtttccctcttctccttcccgTTCAGCAGCGTCGATCCATATCGTTCGAGCGAGATTGCGAGAAACTTGCATCAGCAATGACCAGTATTTCCGACCATCCGCCCATCTTCTATTGTTAGCAGACATCTTGTGCGCAGTAAGCCGGGGGCATACCTTTCATAGGCCGTGGAACTGCGAAACGACAAAGCCAAACCAACAACGAAACCCAGAACGGTCAACAGAATGTTATCGATCCCAACTACGCCAAGTCAGCCATTATCCATACTTCTGTCGTGCACCAACTCACGGTTCTGGATGAATCTCGAAATACAAGTGATCAATGTAGACCAAAGCGCGACGCAGAGAAGCGGAAGGACCAATCGGGGCATGACACTGCCATGCAGTCGCATAAAGATGGGCCATTTCGAGTGCTTATCGAGGTCTCTAGGGCCGTGCTAGATCCTTCATCAGCCATATTATCCCTATTTCACTAACGAGAGAAGAGCATACAAAGTATTTGTCCACATCCGTCGAATTTCTTCGATCCAGCATAAACTGTCTCTCACGCGAGTCGGCCAGGTTTTCAAGAAATGACGGCCGGGGAGTGATGCGACGGGGCGGAGGAGGTTCATTGCTCAATTCGACATGGATATGAGGCTGCGATCTTGTCGGTCCTGCGCCTGGCGTAGGCGAAGGAGAGGGCGAGGGAGTTTCATTGGAGACGACATCGGAAGCGTCACCCAGGGTGGGCATTCTTGGGCCGTCAGCCACGGCGGTAGGATATGATAGATCTGACAAAAGAAACGAAGATAGAATAAATCGAAATATTAACGAATGGAGAAGTTAAAATAGAAGGATTCTAgaaacaaaggaaagaaaacgAGTGATCACGAACGCGcgaagaagcaaaagaagaaatgaGAGCGAATCGACTGCGCGTAACTGGGATTTGCCGCAACTAAATAATGGCAGCCGGAGCTAATATGAAGCTAGACTATATTCTGATATAGCCGTTTTGTCGAGTAATGCTCTGGTACTCTGAAGCAGCCTCTCTGTCGGGTCCTGTATAGTATGCAGTTTGTTGTTGATGAATATGTGCATGTATGAGCACAGCTAGAGAATGCAGACAGACTCTTTGTTCGCTCTCTGTAGATGTCTCTATGTCTACCATACTACAATATGCCTGCAAAGATAACCTTCCTAATCGGGACATTGTGCCTGCCAAATCTGCCGTTGTTTCAGCCCCGAATTGGCCAATCAGTGCTTGTTTTAAAGCCGTCACACAGGTGCATCCTTGAGATATCATTGGCTAGCAGCAGAAGTGGAGCAGTCTAGGCCGTTTCTGGAATTAGTATTGGCATCAGTGAAATATCGCAGCTTTTGTGCTCACTGTAATCTATTCTCTATACTGCTACAATATACCCATGAAAAGAGAATGTATCTAGATCTCAATGGAGAGAGTTGAATATCACTCATGATCACCAGAATCTGCAGTCAAATCTCCGATGATACCTCCTCTACGCCATACTCGTACATCTCTGCATATCCGGCGTTTCAGGTTTCCCCTTTTCAGTCTATATGTCCTCTTTTATTCACCTCATGACACAGTCTAGACCGCTGTCCTTCGCAGCCTCCACCGCAGATAATCTCTCTCATTGGCACTCGGCAAGATGATGCATCATCGTCCGTCTTGACAGGGGAAGTTTTGTCAATCAACGTCGATTTTGTACTGAATACGGCAGCTATATCGTGCGAGATATATCTCGGGTGGATTCACACGGGAGATAATGCTGCATGTATGCGGGGTACACTCAGGAGTTGGAATTTTCTCGAAGGCTGTCAGAAGCATTGGTGGGAGAGATCCAGTCCAATGTGTATTATGGAAATGCTTGGTATGCATAAGGTATGAAGTACTGTAGATTGTTCAATGCCTTGTAATTGAGTTGGGTCTTGCTGAGTGGTTGTCCTCCGAT from Aspergillus chevalieri M1 DNA, chromosome 2, nearly complete sequence includes:
- a CDS encoding UPF0187 domain membrane protein (COG:S;~EggNog:ENOG410PHYB;~InterPro:IPR021134;~PFAM:PF01062;~TransMembrane:4 (i107-127o133-151i341-360o366-384i)) yields the protein MPTLGDASDVVSNETPSPSPSPTPGAGPTRSQPHIHVELSNEPPPPRRITPRPSFLENLADSRERQFMLDRRNSTDVDKYFHGPRDLDKHSKWPIFMRLHGSVMPRLVLPLLCVALWSTLITCISRFIQNLGIDNILLTVLGFVVGLALSFRSSTAYERWADGRKYWSLLMQVSRNLARTIWIDAAEREGEEGKQDLLGKLTVMNLILAFAVALKHKLRFEPDVGYDDLKGLIGHLDTFAKEAHDRNNLKPPRKSSWKAAGEYLGISFAESNPRKLIKRSKKPLGHLPLEILNHLAAYIDRCIGNGTLSCSQHQSQAISGLATLNEVLTGTERVLDTPLPIAYTIAISQIAWIYVLVLPFQLYTTLQWVTIPGSIIAAYIILGLDTIGSEIENPFGHDVNDLPLDTYCRQIALELDIITAMPPPKVDDFTTRDENLVLYPLSTTGFPEWKDRSVEEIRSALRTKVVANIPASASTTTIYGSSKSARSKQSVSV